From Streptomyces sp. TLI_053, a single genomic window includes:
- a CDS encoding ubiquitin-like protein Pup produces the protein MASKDTGGGQQRANRSSEEVEEQAAEAQNSDELKERQEKLSDDVDAVLDEIDEVLESNAEDFVRQFVQKGGQ, from the coding sequence ATGGCGAGCAAGGACACCGGCGGCGGCCAGCAGCGGGCGAACCGCTCCTCCGAGGAGGTCGAGGAGCAGGCCGCGGAAGCGCAGAATTCCGACGAGCTCAAGGAACGCCAGGAAAAGCTGAGCGACGACGTCGACGCGGTTCTGGACGAAATCGACGAGGTCCTGGAATCGAACGCCGAGGATTTCGTGCGGCAGTTCGTGCAAAAGGGCGGACAGTAA
- the prcB gene encoding proteasome subunit beta, with product MEANTRGTGRLPAAFLTPGSSSFLDFLEAYRPELIPGRQRLPEGVVEAPHGTTIVAAVFDKGVVLAGDRRATMGNVIAQRDMEKVFPADEYSAVGVAGTAGLAIEMVRMFQLELEHYEKIEGTVLSLEGKANRLTTMIRGNLGMAMQGLAVVPMFAGYDLDHGRGRIFTYDVTGGRSEERGFAATGSGSVFARGSMKKLHRADLTAQQASTMVVQALYDAADDDSATGGPDLARKIFPIVSLITEDGFRRLTEAEVTEIAVSITDQRLTQPNGPQAPLL from the coding sequence GTGGAAGCCAACACTCGTGGCACCGGGCGTCTACCGGCTGCCTTCCTCACCCCGGGGTCCTCGTCGTTCCTCGACTTCCTGGAGGCCTACCGGCCCGAGCTGATCCCCGGACGGCAGCGGCTTCCCGAGGGCGTCGTCGAGGCCCCGCACGGGACGACCATCGTCGCCGCGGTCTTCGACAAGGGCGTGGTCCTGGCCGGTGACCGCCGCGCGACGATGGGCAACGTGATCGCCCAGCGCGACATGGAGAAGGTCTTCCCCGCCGACGAGTACAGCGCGGTCGGCGTCGCCGGCACCGCCGGCCTCGCGATCGAGATGGTCCGGATGTTCCAGCTGGAGCTGGAGCACTACGAGAAGATCGAGGGCACCGTCCTCTCCCTGGAGGGCAAGGCCAACCGCCTGACCACCATGATCCGGGGCAACCTGGGCATGGCGATGCAGGGCCTCGCGGTCGTCCCGATGTTCGCCGGCTACGACCTCGACCACGGCCGCGGCCGGATCTTCACCTACGACGTCACCGGCGGCCGCTCCGAGGAGCGCGGCTTCGCCGCCACCGGCTCCGGCTCGGTCTTCGCCCGCGGCTCGATGAAGAAGCTCCACCGCGCCGACCTGACGGCCCAGCAGGCGTCCACCATGGTCGTGCAGGCCCTCTACGACGCGGCGGACGACGACTCCGCGACCGGTGGCCCCGACCTCGCCCGCAAGATCTTCCCGATCGTCTCGCTGATCACCGAGGACGGCTTCCGCCGGCTCACCGAGGCCGAGGTGACCGAGATCGCCGTCTCCATCACCGACCAGCGCCTGACCCAGCCCAACGGGCCCCAGGCCCCGCTGCTCTAG
- the prcA gene encoding proteasome subunit alpha produces the protein MSTPFYVSPQQAMADRAEYARKGIARGRSVVVLTYADGIVFVAENTSRALHKVSEIYDQIAFAAVGRYNEFENLRIGGVRYADLRGYTYDRADVTARGLANVYAQTLGTIFSSVGEKPYEVELIVAEVGRSTEDDQIYRLTPDGSVVDEKNYVVVGGNADSIGNYLGQRHRAGFSLTEAIKVAVDSLARDPNGGSPRTLTPDQLEVAVLDRERFQQRKFKRILGGQLARLLDGDQSAETDDEEKPAATPPGDSDQ, from the coding sequence GTGTCGACACCGTTCTACGTCTCCCCCCAGCAGGCCATGGCGGACCGCGCGGAGTACGCCCGCAAGGGCATCGCGCGTGGCCGCAGCGTGGTCGTGCTCACCTACGCCGACGGCATCGTCTTCGTCGCCGAGAACACCTCCCGGGCGCTCCACAAGGTGTCCGAGATCTACGACCAGATCGCGTTCGCGGCGGTCGGCCGCTACAACGAGTTCGAGAACCTGCGCATCGGCGGCGTGCGCTACGCCGACCTGCGCGGCTACACCTACGACCGGGCCGACGTCACCGCCCGGGGCCTGGCCAACGTCTACGCCCAGACGCTCGGCACGATCTTCTCCTCGGTCGGCGAGAAGCCCTACGAGGTCGAGCTGATCGTGGCCGAGGTCGGCCGCAGCACCGAGGACGACCAGATCTACCGGCTGACCCCGGACGGCTCGGTCGTCGACGAGAAGAACTACGTGGTGGTCGGCGGGAACGCCGACTCGATCGGCAACTACCTCGGCCAGCGCCACCGGGCCGGCTTCTCGCTCACCGAGGCCATCAAGGTCGCCGTGGACTCGCTCGCCCGCGACCCCAACGGCGGCAGCCCGCGCACCCTCACCCCCGACCAGCTGGAGGTGGCGGTCCTCGACCGCGAGCGCTTCCAGCAGCGCAAGTTCAAGCGGATCCTGGGCGGTCAGCTCGCCCGGCTGCTCGACGGCGACCAGTCCGCCGAGACGGACGACGAGGAGAAGCCGGCGGCCACCCCGCCGGGCGACTCCGACCAGTAG
- the pafA gene encoding Pup--protein ligase, whose protein sequence is MDRRIFGLENEYGVTCTFRGQRRLSPDEVARYLFRRVVSWGRSSNVFLRNGARLYLDVGSHPEYATPECDDVTELVTHDKAGERILEGLLVDAERRLHEEGIAGDVYLFKNNTDSAGNSYGCHENYLVARHGEFSRLADVLIPFLVTRQLICGAGKVLQTPRGAVYCVSQRAEHIWEGVSSATTRSRPIINTRDEPHADAERYRRLHVIVGDSNMSETTTLLKVGSTDLVLRLIEAGVVMRDLTLENPIRAIREVSHDLTGTHQVRLANGREASALDIQEEYYTKALEFADRKGINTGTIARVLDLWGRTLEAVRSERLDGVADEIDWIMKYKLIERYREKHQMSMSNPRIAQIDLAYHDIHRRRGLFYLLQAKNQAQRVTTDLKTFEAKSIPPQTTRARLRGDFIRRAQEQRRDFTVDWVHLKLNDQAQRTVLCKDPFRSVDERVEKLIAGM, encoded by the coding sequence ATGGACCGCCGAATTTTCGGGCTGGAGAACGAGTACGGCGTCACCTGTACGTTCCGCGGGCAGCGCAGGCTGTCCCCGGACGAGGTGGCCCGGTACCTCTTCCGCCGCGTAGTCTCCTGGGGCCGCAGCAGCAATGTGTTCCTGCGCAACGGTGCCCGCCTCTACCTCGACGTGGGCTCCCACCCCGAGTACGCCACCCCCGAGTGCGACGACGTCACCGAGCTCGTGACGCACGACAAGGCGGGCGAGCGCATCCTCGAGGGCCTCCTGGTGGACGCCGAGCGGCGGCTGCACGAGGAGGGCATCGCCGGGGACGTCTACCTGTTCAAGAACAACACCGACTCGGCCGGCAACTCCTACGGGTGCCACGAGAACTACCTGGTGGCCCGGCACGGCGAGTTCTCCCGGCTGGCGGACGTGCTGATCCCGTTCCTGGTGACCAGGCAGCTCATCTGCGGCGCCGGCAAGGTGCTGCAGACCCCGCGCGGCGCGGTCTACTGCGTCAGCCAGCGGGCCGAGCACATCTGGGAGGGCGTCAGCTCCGCGACCACCCGCTCCCGCCCGATCATCAACACCCGCGACGAGCCGCACGCCGACGCCGAGCGCTACCGCCGGCTGCACGTCATCGTCGGCGACTCCAACATGTCGGAGACCACCACCCTGCTCAAGGTGGGCTCCACCGACCTGGTGCTCCGGCTCATCGAGGCCGGCGTGGTCATGCGCGACCTCACCCTGGAGAACCCGATCCGGGCGATCCGCGAGGTCAGCCACGACCTCACCGGCACCCACCAGGTCCGGCTCGCCAACGGCCGGGAGGCCAGCGCCCTGGACATCCAGGAGGAGTACTACACCAAGGCGCTGGAGTTCGCCGACCGCAAGGGCATCAACACCGGCACCATTGCCCGGGTCCTCGACCTGTGGGGCCGCACCCTGGAGGCGGTCCGTAGCGAACGGCTCGACGGGGTCGCCGACGAGATCGACTGGATCATGAAGTACAAGCTCATCGAGCGCTACCGCGAGAAGCACCAGATGAGCATGAGCAACCCCCGGATCGCCCAGATCGACCTGGCCTACCACGACATCCACCGTCGCCGCGGCCTGTTCTACCTGCTCCAGGCCAAGAACCAGGCGCAGCGGGTGACCACCGACCTCAAGACCTTCGAGGCCAAGTCGATCCCGCCGCAGACCACCCGGGCCCGGCTGCGCGGCGACTTCATCCGCCGGGCGCAGGAGCAGCGCCGCGACTTCACCGTCGACTGGGTGCACCTCAAGCTGAACGACCAGGCCCAGCGAACGGTGCTGTGCAAGGACCCGTTCCGTTCCGTCGACGAGCGGGTGGAGAAGCTCATCGCCGGCATGTGA
- a CDS encoding FKBP-type peptidyl-prolyl cis-trans isomerase, which produces MRRTAGLLVTLPLLLAVACSSSTKPASQVTPSASPSAAPTVPAPVNEASPMPTLSGGGFGSKATITIPEGQQPSGQFVVNTVSEGDRSTVNKGDWVTVNYTAKDWTTGKDLPSSYDSGGKPQLYQAGSGQLVPAFDQSVIGKKVGSRLLVVAPPAAAFGSQGSTQLGVAGGDTVVFVLDIMESLPPDATLSGTMTPPPANLPQVKDNGKAAVTITVPAGQEPPTELQQAVLIKGEGKQVKSGQTLVVQYTGVLWANGQQFDSSWSHGGAQALQIGTGSVIEGWDKGLVGQTVGSRVELVVPPALGYKDQAQGAVPPNSTLVFVIDILEAV; this is translated from the coding sequence GTGCGCCGCACCGCCGGGTTGCTTGTCACCCTGCCCCTGTTGCTGGCGGTGGCCTGCAGCAGTTCCACCAAGCCCGCCAGCCAGGTCACGCCCAGCGCGTCGCCCAGCGCGGCGCCCACCGTGCCCGCCCCGGTGAACGAGGCCTCGCCGATGCCGACCCTGTCCGGCGGGGGCTTCGGGAGCAAGGCCACCATCACCATCCCCGAGGGCCAGCAGCCCAGCGGGCAGTTCGTGGTGAACACCGTCAGCGAGGGCGACCGCTCCACCGTCAACAAGGGCGACTGGGTGACGGTCAACTACACCGCGAAGGACTGGACCACCGGCAAGGACCTGCCCAGTTCCTACGACTCCGGCGGCAAGCCGCAGCTCTACCAGGCGGGCAGCGGCCAGCTGGTGCCGGCCTTCGACCAGAGCGTGATCGGCAAGAAGGTCGGCAGCCGGCTGCTGGTCGTCGCACCGCCCGCCGCCGCGTTCGGGAGCCAGGGCAGCACCCAGCTCGGCGTCGCGGGGGGCGACACCGTGGTCTTCGTGCTGGACATCATGGAGAGCCTGCCGCCGGACGCCACGCTGTCCGGCACCATGACGCCGCCGCCGGCCAACCTGCCGCAGGTCAAGGACAACGGCAAGGCCGCGGTGACCATCACCGTGCCGGCCGGGCAGGAGCCGCCGACCGAGCTCCAGCAGGCCGTGCTGATCAAGGGCGAGGGCAAGCAGGTCAAGTCCGGGCAGACCCTGGTCGTGCAGTACACCGGGGTGCTGTGGGCCAACGGCCAGCAGTTCGACTCCTCCTGGAGCCACGGCGGGGCGCAGGCCCTGCAGATCGGCACCGGCAGCGTCATCGAGGGCTGGGACAAGGGGCTGGTCGGGCAGACCGTCGGCAGCCGGGTCGAACTCGTGGTGCCGCCGGCCCTCGGGTACAAGGACCAGGCGCAGGGCGCCGTGCCGCCGAACTCCACCCTGGTCTTCGTGATCGACATCCTGGAAGCGGTCTAG
- a CDS encoding FKBP-type peptidyl-prolyl cis-trans isomerase produces the protein MSEKESSPGGSGTAHGNSVGDPADSRPGGPLPGDGESIIVPPAILRQQAGWGGTDEAPRTAGTKTDDVPQIFASTVRRQDGSEAGYDENPGNVGRLGVILGTVLGVLLIGSAVTLYLVNKDGSSDDSAAAKPDTAKSAPATPSAEPVPPIKDSAKVLPTVTGEFGKKATIEVPPADQADGSFVVKVLSEGSGPKVEKNSWTSVDYTGKDWNTGKDIPSSYDDKGKPQIFQAGTDALIPALDQAVVGKKAGSRLLVVAPPAAAFGAQGNPSMSIGAKDNLVFVIDIRNSNAPDAVVSGTVTPPPADFPQVKDNGKKPADITPVPGAADPTELKSHVLIKGEGRKVEKGEKILVQYTGALFKDGKVFDSSLSKGQAFSFPLGGGQVIAGWDQGLEGQTIGSRVELVIPASLGYKDQAQGDIPANSTLVFVVDILDAGQG, from the coding sequence ATGTCTGAGAAAGAGTCGAGCCCGGGCGGGTCCGGCACCGCGCACGGTAACTCCGTCGGAGACCCGGCCGACTCGCGGCCCGGCGGCCCGCTCCCGGGCGACGGCGAGTCGATCATCGTCCCCCCGGCGATCCTGCGGCAGCAGGCCGGCTGGGGCGGCACCGACGAGGCGCCGCGGACGGCAGGGACGAAGACCGACGACGTCCCGCAGATCTTCGCGTCCACCGTCCGCCGCCAGGACGGCTCCGAGGCCGGGTACGACGAGAACCCCGGCAACGTCGGCCGGCTCGGTGTGATCCTCGGCACCGTCCTGGGCGTCCTGCTCATCGGCAGCGCCGTCACCCTGTACCTGGTGAACAAGGACGGCTCCTCCGACGACAGCGCCGCCGCCAAGCCGGACACCGCCAAGTCCGCCCCGGCCACGCCGAGCGCCGAGCCCGTCCCGCCGATCAAGGACAGCGCCAAGGTGCTGCCGACCGTCACCGGCGAGTTCGGCAAGAAGGCCACCATCGAGGTGCCGCCCGCCGACCAGGCCGACGGCAGCTTCGTGGTGAAGGTCCTCTCCGAGGGCAGCGGCCCCAAGGTCGAGAAGAACTCCTGGACCTCGGTCGACTACACCGGCAAGGACTGGAACACCGGCAAGGACATCCCGTCCTCGTACGACGACAAGGGCAAGCCGCAGATCTTCCAGGCCGGCACCGACGCCCTCATCCCGGCGCTCGACCAGGCCGTCGTCGGCAAGAAGGCCGGCTCCCGGCTGCTCGTCGTCGCCCCGCCGGCCGCCGCCTTCGGCGCCCAGGGCAACCCCAGCATGTCGATCGGGGCGAAGGACAACCTGGTCTTCGTCATCGACATCCGCAACAGCAACGCCCCCGACGCCGTGGTCAGCGGCACCGTGACCCCGCCGCCCGCGGACTTCCCGCAGGTCAAGGACAACGGCAAGAAGCCCGCCGACATCACCCCGGTGCCCGGCGCCGCCGACCCGACCGAGCTCAAGAGCCACGTCCTGATCAAGGGCGAGGGCCGCAAGGTCGAGAAGGGCGAGAAGATCCTCGTCCAGTACACCGGCGCGCTGTTCAAGGACGGCAAGGTCTTCGACTCCTCGCTCAGCAAGGGCCAGGCGTTCTCCTTCCCGCTCGGCGGCGGCCAGGTCATCGCCGGCTGGGACCAGGGCCTGGAGGGCCAGACCATCGGCAGCCGGGTCGAGCTGGTCATCCCGGCCTCCCTCGGCTACAAGGACCAGGCCCAGGGCGACATCCCGGCCAACTCCACGCTGGTCTTCGTCGTCGACATCCTCGACGCCGGTCAGGGCTGA
- a CDS encoding FKBP-type peptidyl-prolyl cis-trans isomerase, producing the protein MRRGTVSKPEIDFPVGDAPTELQIRDITVGTGEEAKPGQTVEVHYVGVTFATGEEFDASWNRGSTFKFPLGGGRVIKGWDQGVAGMKVGGRRELVIPPHLAYGNQSPSPLIPAGSTLIFVVDLIGV; encoded by the coding sequence GTGAGAAGAGGCACAGTGAGCAAGCCTGAGATCGACTTCCCGGTCGGCGACGCGCCGACCGAGCTCCAGATCCGCGACATCACCGTCGGCACCGGCGAGGAGGCCAAGCCGGGCCAGACCGTCGAGGTCCACTACGTCGGCGTGACCTTCGCGACCGGCGAGGAGTTCGACGCCAGCTGGAACCGCGGCTCGACCTTCAAGTTCCCGCTCGGTGGCGGCCGCGTCATCAAGGGCTGGGACCAGGGCGTCGCCGGCATGAAGGTCGGCGGCCGCCGCGAGCTGGTCATCCCGCCGCACCTGGCCTACGGCAACCAGTCGCCGAGCCCGCTCATCCCGGCCGGCTCGACCCTGATCTTCGTGGTCGACCTGATCGGCGTCTGA
- a CDS encoding WYL domain-containing protein, with product MAIAKAERLMNLALCLMNTRRPLSKKELRESIEAYREAWQHSSEEAFNRMFERDKDDLRELGLVIDVDENALDGELGYLARADRNRLPEIALDAEEAAALTLAARVWQQAKMSGAASGALQKLRAAGVPFTETEGRPALEPRIPAREAAFEPLLTAARDRRPVTFDYRKAGAAAAQQRSVEPWALECWRGHWYLAGWDRDREDARVFRLGRITGKVRARSGAFLGTVPEHVDVRATVAKFAGEGATATAVVRVRRGAGFPLRTKALGTRRIDDTWDELDIPFGNGLGADLAEFGPDVLVVGPEELRADVVDRLRAVAGAGAAGTAGVDSTETEDVRA from the coding sequence ATGGCGATCGCCAAGGCAGAGCGGCTGATGAATCTCGCCCTGTGCCTGATGAACACCAGACGTCCGCTCTCCAAGAAGGAGCTGCGGGAATCCATCGAGGCCTACCGCGAAGCCTGGCAGCACAGCAGCGAGGAAGCCTTCAACCGGATGTTCGAGCGGGACAAGGACGACCTGCGCGAACTCGGACTGGTCATCGACGTCGACGAGAACGCCCTCGACGGCGAACTCGGCTACCTCGCCCGCGCCGACCGCAACCGCCTGCCGGAGATCGCCCTCGACGCCGAGGAAGCCGCCGCGCTCACCCTGGCCGCCCGCGTCTGGCAGCAGGCCAAGATGTCCGGCGCCGCCAGCGGCGCCCTCCAGAAGCTGCGCGCCGCCGGCGTCCCGTTCACCGAGACCGAGGGCCGACCCGCCCTCGAACCGCGCATCCCCGCCCGCGAAGCCGCGTTCGAACCGCTGCTCACCGCCGCCCGCGACCGCCGCCCGGTCACCTTCGACTACCGCAAGGCCGGTGCCGCCGCCGCCCAGCAGCGCAGCGTCGAGCCCTGGGCCCTGGAATGCTGGCGCGGCCACTGGTACCTGGCCGGCTGGGACCGCGACCGCGAGGACGCCCGGGTGTTCCGGCTCGGCCGGATCACCGGCAAGGTCCGCGCCCGGTCCGGCGCCTTCCTCGGCACCGTGCCCGAGCACGTCGACGTCCGCGCCACCGTCGCCAAGTTCGCCGGCGAGGGCGCCACCGCCACCGCCGTCGTCCGGGTCCGCCGCGGCGCCGGCTTCCCGCTGCGCACCAAGGCGCTCGGCACCCGCCGGATCGACGACACCTGGGACGAGCTCGACATCCCCTTCGGCAACGGGCTCGGCGCCGACCTCGCCGAGTTCGGGCCCGACGTGCTCGTCGTCGGCCCCGAGGAACTGCGGGCGGACGTCGTCGACCGGCTGCGCGCGGTGGCCGGCGCGGGGGCGGCCGGCACCGCCGGAGTGGACAGCACCGAGACCGAGGACGTGCGGGCATGA
- a CDS encoding WYL domain-containing protein yields the protein MSNAIDQTRRMLSLVTYLRERPGAEVAEVARAFGISERELIADLNVLPMCGTSFRGGDLLDIDTDGERIWWHNVDDVAQPLRLAADEATALLVAARAVAGLPGLRAGDREALTRAVAKIENAAGESAEGSARVGVTFEAESHVFADIDRALSEGRRLWLRYYSHGRGGMTEREVDPIRLLTEGHTYLEAWCRTSEDHRMFRLDRVAEIKVLDVPADPPKREPRDLSGGLVNPSADDPEVVVEVSSGGRWVAEYYTHDHAEELPDGGLRITLRSADPSQLRPLALRLGRDGRIVSPPALVEQARAAALEALAHYGDGLV from the coding sequence ATGAGCAACGCGATCGACCAGACCCGGCGGATGCTCTCGCTGGTCACCTACCTGCGCGAGCGCCCCGGCGCCGAGGTGGCCGAGGTCGCCCGCGCCTTCGGCATCAGCGAGCGCGAACTCATCGCCGACCTCAACGTGCTCCCGATGTGCGGCACCAGCTTCCGCGGCGGCGACCTGCTCGACATCGACACCGACGGCGAGCGGATCTGGTGGCACAACGTCGACGACGTCGCGCAGCCGCTGCGCCTCGCCGCCGACGAGGCGACCGCCCTGCTGGTCGCCGCCCGCGCCGTCGCCGGTCTGCCCGGCCTGCGGGCCGGCGACCGCGAGGCCCTCACCCGGGCCGTCGCCAAGATCGAGAACGCGGCGGGGGAGAGCGCCGAGGGCAGCGCCCGGGTCGGCGTCACCTTCGAGGCCGAGAGCCACGTCTTCGCCGACATCGACCGCGCCCTCAGCGAGGGCCGCCGGCTCTGGCTGCGCTACTACTCGCACGGGCGCGGCGGCATGACCGAGCGCGAGGTCGACCCGATCCGGCTGCTCACCGAGGGCCACACCTACCTCGAGGCCTGGTGCCGGACCTCCGAGGACCACCGGATGTTCCGGCTCGACCGGGTCGCCGAGATCAAGGTCCTCGACGTCCCCGCCGACCCGCCCAAGCGCGAGCCGCGCGACCTCTCCGGCGGACTGGTCAACCCCTCCGCCGACGACCCCGAGGTCGTCGTCGAGGTCTCCTCCGGCGGGCGCTGGGTCGCCGAGTACTACACCCACGACCACGCCGAGGAACTGCCCGACGGCGGACTGCGGATCACCCTGCGCAGCGCCGACCCCTCGCAGCTGCGGCCGCTGGCCCTGCGGCTGGGCCGGGACGGGCGGATCGTCTCCCCGCCCGCGCTCGTCGAGCAGGCCCGGGCCGCGGCACTGGAGGCGCTCGCCCACTACGGTGACGGGCTGGTCTGA
- the tatA gene encoding Sec-independent protein translocase subunit TatA — protein MRVSFTAILVVAVIAIVLFGAKRLPDLARSLGQSARILKSEAKAMRTDGSADTPAAPAPAAAEGVAAKTIQSAPGASAGARPVSEPSAGQSAGQSASHSAPEGGTR, from the coding sequence ATGCGGGTCTCGTTCACCGCGATCCTGGTGGTCGCGGTCATTGCCATTGTGCTCTTCGGCGCCAAGCGGCTGCCGGACCTGGCACGCTCGCTCGGCCAGTCGGCCCGGATCCTCAAGAGCGAGGCCAAGGCGATGCGCACCGACGGCTCCGCCGACACCCCGGCCGCGCCCGCCCCGGCGGCGGCCGAGGGTGTCGCCGCGAAGACCATCCAGTCCGCCCCGGGCGCGTCCGCAGGCGCCCGCCCGGTGAGCGAGCCGTCCGCCGGGCAGTCCGCCGGCCAGTCCGCGAGTCACTCCGCCCCGGAGGGCGGGACGCGCTGA
- the tatC gene encoding twin-arginine translocase subunit TatC, which translates to MSKLTKAPKTAKDPEGRMALADHLRELRNRVVKSVLAIVLFTIIALIFHKQIETFLLKPLPQCNPDTIASTKGRCAQVSTIGLTAGFNWMLKVALTAAVVATVPVWLYQLWAFVAPGLHKHERKYTVIFLACGAPLFLAGVALAIMLLPLTVEVLISFTPNETTPILPPADYFDIATRLVLVFGLAFEFPLLLVMLNLVGVVTGKRLLGWWRGMVMGITVFAAFATPSADPLSMLALAAPIWGLYFVAVGVAMLNDRRRARRNPDLALDDEEASHVDLSVAPVAGAEAIEASATPSASGHVPAARQEQMDDIT; encoded by the coding sequence TTGAGCAAGCTCACAAAGGCGCCGAAGACGGCCAAGGATCCCGAGGGGCGGATGGCCCTCGCCGACCACCTGCGGGAACTGCGCAACCGCGTGGTCAAATCGGTCCTGGCGATCGTGCTGTTCACGATCATCGCGCTGATCTTCCACAAGCAGATCGAGACGTTCCTGCTCAAGCCGCTGCCGCAGTGCAACCCGGACACGATCGCGTCCACCAAGGGCCGCTGCGCCCAGGTCTCGACCATCGGTCTGACCGCGGGCTTCAACTGGATGCTCAAGGTCGCGCTGACCGCGGCCGTGGTCGCGACCGTGCCGGTCTGGCTGTACCAGCTGTGGGCCTTCGTGGCGCCCGGTCTGCACAAGCACGAGCGCAAGTACACCGTCATCTTCCTGGCCTGCGGCGCGCCGCTGTTCCTGGCCGGTGTGGCGCTGGCGATCATGCTGCTGCCGCTGACCGTCGAGGTCCTGATCTCGTTCACCCCGAACGAGACCACGCCGATCCTGCCGCCCGCGGACTACTTCGACATCGCCACCCGCCTGGTGCTGGTGTTCGGTCTGGCCTTCGAGTTCCCGCTGCTGCTGGTCATGCTGAACCTGGTCGGCGTCGTCACCGGGAAGCGGCTGCTCGGCTGGTGGCGCGGCATGGTGATGGGCATCACCGTGTTCGCGGCCTTCGCGACGCCGAGTGCCGACCCGCTGAGCATGCTGGCGCTGGCGGCGCCGATCTGGGGCCTGTACTTCGTCGCGGTCGGTGTGGCGATGCTGAACGACCGCCGTCGGGCCCGGCGCAACCCGGACCTCGCGCTGGACGACGAGGAGGCCTCGCACGTGGACCTCTCGGTGGCACCGGTCGCCGGGGCCGAGGCGATCGAGGCCTCCGCCACGCCGAGCGCCTCCGGTCATGTGCCGGCCGCGCGGCAGGAGCAGATGGACGACATCACCTGA
- a CDS encoding FAD-binding oxidoreductase produces the protein MSYSQRLPDVVVVGAGVVGAACAYYAARAGLAVDVVDRGPVAGGTTGAGEGNLLVSDKEPGPELDLALYSGGLWRELAAEFGAAVEYEDKGGLVVAGTPERQEALRAFAAGQAGSGVLAEEVPGERLRELEPHLAPGLAGGFHYPQDAQVQPALAAAQLLRAARRAGARLYTGEAVRAVRIGADGAVRGVETERRRLDAAAVVNAAGTWGGELAALAGVGLPVLPRRGFVLVTEPLPRIVRHKVYAADYVADVASGSAALQTSAVVEGTPGGPVLIGASRERVGFDRTLSVEVLHRLAAQAAALFPVLAGVNVMRAYRGFRPYLPDHLPAIGADPRVPGLYHACGHEGAGIGLAPGTGALIAQQLTGKDPERDLAPFRPDRFPAADAAA, from the coding sequence GTGTCCTACTCACAGAGACTCCCGGATGTCGTGGTGGTCGGAGCCGGCGTCGTCGGCGCCGCCTGCGCGTACTACGCCGCGCGGGCCGGACTCGCCGTCGACGTCGTCGACCGCGGCCCGGTCGCCGGCGGCACCACCGGCGCCGGCGAGGGCAACCTGCTCGTCTCCGACAAGGAGCCCGGTCCCGAGCTCGACCTCGCCCTGTACTCGGGCGGGCTCTGGCGCGAACTCGCCGCCGAGTTCGGTGCCGCCGTCGAGTACGAGGACAAGGGCGGCCTGGTGGTCGCCGGTACGCCCGAACGGCAGGAGGCGCTGCGCGCGTTCGCGGCCGGGCAGGCCGGCTCCGGCGTCCTCGCCGAGGAGGTCCCCGGCGAGCGGCTCCGCGAGCTGGAGCCGCACCTCGCCCCCGGGCTGGCCGGAGGATTCCACTACCCCCAGGACGCCCAGGTCCAGCCCGCGCTGGCCGCCGCGCAGCTGCTGCGTGCGGCTCGGCGCGCGGGTGCCCGGCTGTACACCGGCGAGGCCGTCCGGGCGGTGCGGATCGGCGCCGACGGTGCCGTCCGCGGGGTCGAGACCGAGCGGCGGCGGCTGGACGCGGCCGCGGTGGTCAACGCCGCCGGCACCTGGGGCGGGGAGCTGGCCGCGTTGGCCGGCGTCGGGCTGCCGGTGCTGCCGCGGCGCGGGTTCGTCCTGGTGACCGAGCCGCTGCCGCGGATCGTCCGGCACAAGGTGTACGCCGCCGACTACGTGGCCGACGTCGCCAGCGGCTCGGCCGCCCTGCAGACCTCGGCCGTGGTCGAGGGGACGCCGGGCGGGCCGGTGCTGATCGGCGCCAGCCGCGAGCGGGTCGGCTTCGACCGCACCCTCTCGGTCGAGGTGCTGCACCGGCTGGCGGCCCAGGCGGCCGCGCTGTTCCCGGTGCTGGCCGGGGTGAACGTGATGCGCGCCTACCGGGGCTTCCGTCCGTACCTTCCGGACCACCTGCCCGCGATCGGCGCCGACCCCCGGGTGCCCGGCCTGTACCACGCCTGCGGCCACGAGGGCGCCGGCATCGGGCTGGCCCCGGGCACCGGGGCGCTGATCGCCCAGCAGCTCACCGGCAAGGACCCGGAACGCGACCTCGCGCCCTTCCGGCCCGACCGCTTCCCGGCGGCGGACGCCGCCGCCTGA